In Myxococcus stipitatus, the following are encoded in one genomic region:
- a CDS encoding Hsp20/alpha crystallin family protein codes for MTEKTGISGGGFLEGITTLVTKLAELAEKGEQLQRSGEFGASDQGLRGVYGFNVRFGGGTPGQPSSIPRVEPFGNIRQDHQTGKAVVHPIREPLVDVFEEGPDVLVVAELPGVDRKDITLELREDILTLHAEHGALKYHKEVLLPRRSTRQQMHTLCRNGVLEIRLTAQEESRS; via the coding sequence ATGACAGAGAAGACCGGCATCAGCGGTGGAGGGTTCCTCGAAGGAATCACCACCCTCGTCACGAAACTGGCGGAGCTCGCGGAGAAGGGCGAACAGCTCCAACGCTCCGGAGAGTTCGGAGCCTCCGACCAGGGGCTCAGGGGCGTGTATGGCTTCAACGTGCGGTTCGGGGGAGGCACACCCGGTCAACCGAGCAGCATCCCGCGCGTGGAGCCCTTCGGGAACATCCGCCAGGACCACCAGACCGGCAAGGCGGTCGTCCACCCCATCCGAGAGCCCCTGGTGGATGTCTTCGAAGAGGGGCCGGACGTGCTGGTGGTGGCCGAGCTGCCAGGTGTCGACCGCAAGGACATCACGCTGGAGCTCCGCGAAGACATCCTGACCCTGCACGCCGAGCATGGGGCGCTCAAGTACCACAAGGAGGTCCTGCTCCCCAGGCGCTCCACCCGCCAGCAGATGCACACCCTCTGCCGCAACGGCGTGCTCGAGATCCGCCTCACCGCCCAGGAGGAGAGCCGCTCGTGA
- a CDS encoding GvpL/GvpF family gas vesicle protein gives MPRAKTRHEKSTPDGRYLYAVVPMEVVDSLDLDIPGIEDTDLHPVTSGQLAAIVSDIEQQTLRPERKLLSTHSKVLGHVMDQAPMLPVAFGIIAGSEREVRNLLAEHENDFLTQLRAVSGNVELGLRIRLSDPNAFGYYVNAFPELEAMRDDLYREGEPSREEKIELGKRFVDMLNGFREETADRVLAGIKSVASQTLVNEPRNESEVVNLAALVPQKKVNAFNAAVEKLAATLPENFQVDVTGPWPPYNFTHLRIHFEQEEEEAAQGAP, from the coding sequence ATGCCACGCGCCAAGACTCGACACGAGAAGTCCACCCCAGACGGACGCTACCTGTACGCGGTGGTTCCGATGGAGGTGGTCGACTCACTCGACCTCGACATTCCCGGCATCGAGGATACAGACCTGCACCCGGTGACCTCCGGACAACTGGCGGCCATCGTCAGCGATATCGAGCAGCAGACGCTTCGGCCGGAGCGCAAACTCCTCAGCACCCACAGCAAGGTGCTGGGCCACGTGATGGACCAGGCGCCGATGCTGCCGGTCGCGTTCGGCATCATTGCCGGCAGCGAGCGGGAGGTCCGGAACCTCCTGGCAGAGCACGAGAATGACTTCCTCACGCAGCTCCGTGCGGTGAGCGGGAACGTGGAGCTGGGCCTTCGAATCCGGCTGAGCGACCCCAATGCGTTCGGGTACTACGTCAACGCCTTCCCCGAGCTCGAGGCGATGCGGGACGACCTCTACCGCGAGGGGGAACCGTCGCGCGAAGAGAAGATCGAGCTGGGCAAGCGCTTCGTCGACATGCTCAACGGCTTCCGTGAGGAGACCGCCGACAGGGTGCTCGCTGGAATCAAGTCCGTGGCCAGCCAGACCCTGGTCAACGAGCCGCGCAATGAGTCGGAGGTGGTGAATCTGGCCGCGCTGGTGCCACAAAAGAAGGTCAACGCCTTCAACGCGGCCGTGGAAAAGCTGGCCGCGACGCTGCCCGAGAACTTCCAGGTGGACGTGACCGGCCCCTGGCCGCCGTACAACTTCACCCATCTGCGAATCCACTTCGAGCAGGAGGAGGAGGAGGCAGCACAGGGGGCGCCTTGA
- a CDS encoding GvpL/GvpF family gas vesicle protein has protein sequence MKSIVYGILDARQAAKEALPPGLDQAPLMAVKHGNLAAAISPVEEELASSAGIEQALEYARVVEQLHRQRTVLPMRYGCFVHHPEQVVEFLRRYERQFSDALVQVEGCEEMGLRILFQESDMAEPPEQTGAPTEADAQTRGRAYLDNRRRFYAQQTRVDRAARRLAERAQAAFSELFVRCTWDHAARPDGQLLSMAFLVERPKLAEFRQTFHRIQKDFPGKVMCSGPWPPYGFVADLAKPAVAALAELEHLQEKG, from the coding sequence GTGAAGTCCATTGTGTACGGCATCCTGGACGCACGGCAGGCCGCGAAGGAGGCACTGCCACCAGGGCTGGACCAGGCGCCGCTGATGGCGGTGAAGCACGGCAACCTGGCAGCGGCCATCTCGCCGGTGGAGGAGGAGCTGGCCTCCTCGGCCGGCATCGAGCAAGCGCTGGAGTACGCCCGGGTGGTCGAGCAGCTGCACCGCCAACGGACGGTGTTGCCCATGCGCTACGGCTGCTTCGTCCATCACCCCGAACAGGTGGTGGAGTTCCTGCGCCGCTACGAGCGGCAGTTCTCGGACGCGCTGGTCCAGGTGGAGGGCTGTGAGGAGATGGGTCTGCGCATCCTGTTCCAGGAGTCGGACATGGCCGAGCCCCCGGAGCAGACAGGGGCACCCACCGAGGCGGACGCCCAGACCCGCGGACGGGCCTACCTGGACAACCGGCGTCGCTTCTACGCGCAGCAGACACGTGTGGACCGCGCTGCCCGGCGCCTGGCGGAGCGGGCGCAGGCGGCCTTCTCTGAGCTGTTCGTCCGCTGCACCTGGGACCATGCCGCGCGCCCAGACGGGCAGCTGCTCTCCATGGCCTTCCTGGTGGAGCGCCCCAAACTCGCCGAGTTCCGGCAGACCTTCCATCGCATCCAGAAAGACTTCCCCGGCAAGGTGATGTGCAGCGGCCCGTGGCCCCCCTACGGCTTCGTGGCGGACCTGGCAAAGCCAGCCGTCGCGGCCCTCGCCGAGCTGGAGCACCTCCAAGAGAAAGGATGA
- a CDS encoding gas vesicle protein GvpG: MIILDDILMAPVRSIAWIFRSVHKAVQDEQAKEQTDLRARLSDLYRELERGEITEEQFDEQESQLLDRLDALKEARKGQGPAPPETGPGGENR, from the coding sequence TTGATCATCCTGGACGACATCCTGATGGCCCCTGTCCGGAGCATCGCGTGGATCTTCCGCTCGGTGCACAAGGCCGTACAGGACGAACAGGCCAAGGAGCAGACCGACCTCCGCGCCCGCCTGAGCGACCTGTACCGGGAGCTCGAGCGCGGCGAGATAACGGAGGAGCAGTTCGACGAGCAGGAGTCGCAGCTGCTCGACCGCCTGGACGCGTTGAAGGAGGCGCGGAAGGGGCAAGGGCCTGCGCCTCCTGAAACAGGCCCTGGAGGTGAGAACAGATGA
- a CDS encoding gas vesicle protein: MAQIDDRATESPQRHYPPTSTRSSSVADILERVLDKGIVITGDIKINLTNVELLTIQIRLIICSVERAQEMGLDWWTTNPNFSSRARQQLLAAQAPAAAPGGASTEPAAVAPRAAPKPSPSSRRAPKAKKV, encoded by the coding sequence ATGGCCCAAATCGATGATCGCGCGACGGAGTCCCCTCAGCGACACTACCCGCCCACCTCGACCCGCAGCAGCTCCGTGGCCGACATCCTCGAGCGCGTGTTGGACAAGGGCATCGTCATCACCGGGGACATCAAGATCAATCTGACGAACGTCGAGCTGCTGACCATCCAGATCCGACTCATCATCTGCTCGGTGGAGCGGGCGCAGGAGATGGGCCTGGACTGGTGGACGACCAACCCCAACTTCAGCTCCCGTGCGCGACAGCAGCTCTTGGCGGCGCAGGCGCCCGCGGCGGCTCCGGGAGGTGCCTCGACCGAACCGGCGGCCGTGGCCCCACGGGCTGCGCCCAAGCCCTCCCCCTCGTCCAGGCGCGCGCCCAAGGCCAAGAAGGTATAG
- a CDS encoding CDC48 family AAA ATPase yields the protein MSVATREHPRTLRAAEALGKDLGRGLARMDPADMQRLGAQIGDIVTLSGKRRSAARVMPAYPDVRGRGILQIDGVTRANTGVQLDEPVKLTLAPARHAEKVVLAPLEFTPTQRDLAYIGTLLDGLPVVKGDRVRALLFGSRTADFRVVETAPVGAVVIQPNTSLEVAKAPEKEKVAHERARAVSYEDVGGLKRELGRIREIVELPLRYPEVFERLGIDAPKGVLLYGPPGCGKTLIARAVANETAAAFFTITGPEIMHKFYGESEAHLRQIFDEAQRKAPAIIFVDEIDAIAPRRENVQGEVEKRVVAQLLSLMDGLAQRRHVIVLAATNIPNVLDPALRRPGRFDREIAISIPDRTARNEILAIHSRGMPLAEDVDLDHLAAVTHGFVGADLQALCREAAMLCLRRLIPHIDFASAEIPYDELMQVQVTMADFQAALHEVGPSAIREVFVETPDVGWKDVGGLGQLKQRLIEAVEWPLRYPEEFARAKVRPPKGVLLSGPPGCGKTLMAKAAAHESQVNFISVKGPALLSKFVGESEKGVRELFQKARQAAPCIIFFDEIDSLVPTRSSGGMDERVTERVVSQFLSEMDGIEELTGVLVLAATNRADLLDPALLRPGRFDLLVDVPLPDREARREIFQVHLRDKPVAKDLDLDVLAARSDSFSGADIQAVCNQAAWDAVRHIISGKGKRLVITSESLLKAIRGHKGARRP from the coding sequence GTGAGCGTGGCGACACGGGAACATCCGCGGACGCTGCGTGCCGCCGAGGCCCTCGGCAAGGACCTGGGCCGAGGCCTCGCGCGCATGGACCCCGCCGACATGCAGCGGCTGGGGGCGCAGATCGGCGACATCGTCACGCTGTCCGGCAAGCGCCGCAGCGCGGCTAGGGTGATGCCCGCCTACCCGGACGTCCGGGGGCGAGGAATCCTCCAGATTGACGGGGTGACGCGGGCCAACACCGGGGTGCAGTTGGACGAGCCCGTGAAGTTGACCCTGGCCCCTGCCCGACACGCCGAGAAGGTCGTGCTGGCGCCCCTGGAGTTCACCCCCACGCAGCGTGACCTGGCCTACATCGGCACGCTGCTGGATGGACTGCCGGTGGTGAAGGGAGACCGGGTCCGGGCGCTGCTGTTCGGCAGCCGCACGGCTGACTTCCGCGTCGTCGAGACCGCTCCCGTGGGGGCGGTGGTGATTCAGCCCAACACCTCGCTGGAGGTCGCCAAGGCGCCGGAGAAGGAGAAGGTGGCGCACGAGCGGGCGCGCGCCGTCAGCTACGAGGACGTGGGTGGGCTGAAGCGGGAGCTGGGCCGCATCCGGGAGATCGTGGAGCTGCCGCTGCGGTATCCGGAGGTGTTCGAGCGGCTCGGCATCGACGCGCCCAAGGGGGTGCTGCTGTATGGCCCGCCGGGCTGCGGCAAGACGCTGATCGCCCGGGCGGTGGCCAACGAGACGGCGGCGGCGTTCTTCACCATCACCGGCCCTGAGATCATGCACAAGTTCTACGGAGAGAGTGAGGCCCACCTCCGGCAGATCTTCGACGAGGCCCAGCGCAAGGCCCCGGCCATCATCTTCGTGGACGAGATAGACGCCATCGCGCCCCGGCGCGAGAACGTGCAGGGCGAGGTGGAGAAGCGCGTGGTCGCGCAGCTGCTGTCGCTGATGGATGGCCTGGCCCAACGCCGGCACGTCATCGTGCTGGCCGCCACCAACATCCCCAACGTGCTGGACCCGGCGCTGCGCCGCCCAGGGCGGTTCGACCGGGAGATCGCCATCTCCATCCCGGACCGCACGGCGCGCAATGAAATCCTCGCCATCCACAGCCGGGGCATGCCGCTGGCGGAGGACGTGGACCTGGACCATCTGGCGGCCGTGACACATGGCTTCGTCGGCGCAGACCTCCAGGCCCTGTGCCGCGAGGCGGCGATGCTCTGCCTGCGCCGGCTGATTCCCCACATCGACTTCGCCTCGGCCGAGATTCCCTATGACGAGCTGATGCAGGTCCAGGTGACGATGGCCGACTTCCAGGCGGCGCTGCACGAGGTGGGGCCCTCGGCGATCCGCGAGGTGTTCGTGGAGACCCCGGACGTGGGCTGGAAGGACGTGGGCGGACTGGGGCAGCTCAAACAGCGGCTCATCGAGGCGGTGGAGTGGCCGCTGCGGTACCCCGAGGAGTTCGCGCGGGCCAAGGTCCGGCCTCCCAAGGGCGTGCTGCTGAGCGGCCCTCCCGGCTGCGGCAAGACGCTGATGGCCAAGGCCGCCGCCCACGAGAGTCAGGTCAACTTCATCTCGGTCAAGGGCCCGGCGCTGCTCAGCAAGTTCGTGGGGGAGTCCGAGAAGGGGGTGCGCGAGCTCTTCCAGAAGGCCCGTCAGGCGGCCCCCTGCATCATCTTCTTCGACGAGATCGACTCGCTCGTGCCGACGCGCTCCTCCGGGGGGATGGACGAGCGCGTCACGGAGAGGGTCGTCAGCCAGTTCCTGTCCGAGATGGATGGCATCGAGGAGCTGACCGGCGTGCTGGTGCTCGCGGCCACCAACCGCGCGGACCTGCTCGACCCCGCGCTGCTGCGCCCGGGACGCTTCGACCTGCTCGTCGACGTGCCGCTCCCGGACCGCGAGGCGCGGCGCGAAATCTTCCAGGTCCACCTGCGCGACAAACCCGTGGCGAAGGACCTCGACCTGGACGTGCTCGCCGCACGCAGCGACTCCTTCTCCGGCGCCGACATCCAGGCCGTGTGCAACCAGGCCGCCTGGGATGCCGTGCGTCACATCATCAGCGGCAAGGGAAAGCGCCTCGTCATCACCTCCGAGAGCCTGCTCAAGGCAATCCGTGGTCACAAGGGGGCACGCCGGCCATGA
- a CDS encoding PDZ domain-containing protein gives MALVKGNANEGNTRKRAQQETFPQDGQAQEMERFHSQREALIADVAQSGARLLTVAARRLPTVLTRPVLEGGSRILQDTALYLQEGSMEEWLHDAQKKLKERPGSSILGLLGIGLLAGRLLRKMAEKGGKKGGAEAFREHVRESMFLATHGGVGRPPAATRQRLMRGGAGGSSTQGGVAEGFKERLREGMSMATHGGGVGRPPAATRLRLQKAGGPKQGPPRKRDVDVKEREPREPAVRAKEVARDVAEGTQDATRAFDEVTKRAQGATRSFAEATRGAAREGGKVASGARKAMKDTTREVARGAAKPGGKKSPPSTEATSTKAPAQESGGYLGMGAFPVRLPGSLAKAHGTQSGLKIASVEPDGPAEEAGLHPGDTLLTLEGQPLREVDDLVARLPPESVGQTVHAKVLRAGAARDIDLTVGAHP, from the coding sequence ATGGCCTTGGTCAAAGGAAACGCGAACGAGGGGAACACGCGCAAGCGCGCCCAGCAAGAGACGTTCCCCCAGGATGGACAGGCGCAGGAGATGGAACGGTTCCACTCGCAACGCGAGGCGCTCATCGCCGACGTTGCGCAGTCCGGAGCGAGGCTCCTCACGGTCGCGGCCAGGCGGTTGCCGACCGTGCTGACGCGGCCCGTGCTCGAGGGGGGAAGCCGCATTCTCCAGGACACGGCCCTCTACCTCCAGGAAGGGTCGATGGAGGAGTGGCTCCACGACGCTCAAAAAAAGCTGAAGGAGAGGCCGGGGAGCTCCATCCTCGGGCTCCTGGGCATTGGACTGCTCGCCGGGCGGCTGCTCCGCAAGATGGCGGAGAAGGGGGGCAAGAAGGGCGGGGCCGAGGCCTTCCGAGAACACGTGCGCGAGAGCATGTTCCTGGCGACCCACGGTGGAGTGGGGCGGCCCCCTGCCGCCACACGTCAGCGGTTGATGAGGGGTGGCGCGGGTGGATCGTCGACGCAGGGAGGAGTGGCCGAGGGCTTCAAGGAGCGATTGCGCGAAGGCATGTCCATGGCGACCCATGGTGGTGGAGTGGGGCGGCCCCCGGCCGCGACGCGCCTGCGCCTGCAGAAAGCTGGAGGGCCGAAGCAGGGGCCGCCACGCAAGCGCGACGTGGACGTGAAGGAGCGAGAGCCGCGAGAGCCCGCGGTGAGGGCGAAGGAAGTGGCGCGAGACGTCGCCGAGGGCACCCAGGACGCAACACGCGCCTTTGACGAGGTCACCAAGCGCGCCCAGGGGGCAACACGCTCGTTCGCGGAGGCGACCCGGGGGGCGGCGCGCGAGGGCGGCAAGGTTGCGAGCGGCGCACGCAAGGCGATGAAGGACACAACGCGCGAGGTCGCTCGAGGGGCCGCGAAGCCAGGGGGGAAGAAGTCGCCGCCCAGCACCGAGGCCACGTCCACGAAGGCGCCCGCGCAAGAGTCGGGCGGCTACCTCGGCATGGGGGCCTTCCCCGTCCGGCTGCCGGGGAGTCTTGCGAAGGCCCATGGCACCCAGAGCGGCCTCAAGATCGCGAGCGTGGAGCCGGATGGCCCGGCCGAGGAGGCGGGGCTGCATCCGGGTGACACGCTGCTCACGCTCGAGGGTCAGCCCTTGCGAGAGGTGGATGACCTGGTCGCGCGGCTGCCTCCGGAAAGTGTGGGCCAGACCGTGCACGCCAAGGTGCTGCGCGCCGGGGCTGCCAGGGACATCGACCTCACCGTTGGCGCGCACCCCTGA
- the gvpA gene encoding gas vesicle structural protein GvpA: MANVSTSTGTSSLGDVIDRILDKGIVVDAWVKVSLVGIEVLSIEARVVIASVETYLKYADAIGLTAAAAAPAAV; the protein is encoded by the coding sequence ATGGCCAATGTCTCAACTTCTACCGGGACGTCCTCGTTGGGCGACGTCATCGACCGGATCCTCGACAAGGGAATCGTGGTCGATGCCTGGGTGAAGGTCTCGCTGGTCGGCATCGAAGTGCTCTCGATCGAGGCACGCGTCGTGATCGCTTCGGTCGAGACCTACCTCAAGTACGCCGACGCCATCGGACTCACCGCCGCCGCGGCCGCGCCTGCCGCGGTCTGA
- a CDS encoding lysylphosphatidylglycerol synthase transmembrane domain-containing protein codes for MKRAVKLSASILVTLLFLWWAFRDTDWGTQLASMKSANYLWLVPYFLCLVAIHVFRTLRWGSLLSGMEKIPFRKLNEASGIGFMMLLVLPFRLGEFARPFLIAQRSSIRRSAAMTSVVLERIVDGLFVAASMRVLLFFVPNETPEVRYVKLGSWLMFAVFGGGLLFLLFGLWQQERTVRLVRSTVGRFAPGLADKVADVVDTFVGAMRQLPDAKQVVLFFLFTVGYWGVNGLGMMLLANAFDCTGAAAGSACQPMELSLFQAYVVLCVLVVGVMIPAAPGMVGTFQAACKVGLSLFLPAGVVNAGGLAYANVMWLAQTAQTVGFGLILMSMGHMSFKDIAGKLEKEGEAPASTA; via the coding sequence GTGAAACGCGCAGTCAAGCTCTCGGCCAGCATTCTCGTCACTCTCCTCTTCCTCTGGTGGGCCTTCCGGGACACCGACTGGGGGACGCAGTTGGCCAGCATGAAGTCGGCCAACTACCTCTGGTTGGTGCCGTACTTCCTGTGCCTCGTGGCCATCCACGTGTTCCGCACGTTGCGTTGGGGCAGCCTGTTGTCGGGGATGGAGAAGATTCCCTTCCGCAAGCTGAACGAGGCCTCCGGCATCGGGTTCATGATGCTCCTGGTGCTCCCGTTCCGGCTGGGGGAGTTCGCGCGGCCCTTCCTCATCGCCCAGCGCAGCTCCATCCGTCGCAGCGCGGCGATGACGTCCGTGGTGCTGGAGCGAATCGTCGATGGCCTCTTCGTCGCCGCGTCGATGCGGGTGCTGCTCTTCTTCGTCCCGAACGAGACGCCCGAGGTCCGCTACGTCAAGCTGGGCTCGTGGCTGATGTTCGCCGTGTTCGGAGGCGGGCTGCTCTTCCTGCTCTTCGGCCTGTGGCAGCAGGAGCGCACGGTGCGCCTGGTCCGCTCGACGGTGGGCCGCTTCGCGCCGGGGCTCGCGGACAAGGTGGCGGACGTCGTGGACACCTTCGTGGGGGCCATGCGGCAGCTCCCGGACGCGAAGCAGGTGGTCCTCTTCTTCCTCTTCACCGTGGGGTACTGGGGGGTGAACGGCCTGGGGATGATGCTCCTGGCCAACGCCTTCGACTGCACGGGCGCGGCGGCGGGAAGCGCCTGCCAGCCGATGGAGCTGTCGCTCTTCCAGGCCTACGTGGTGCTGTGTGTGCTGGTGGTGGGGGTGATGATTCCCGCGGCGCCGGGCATGGTGGGAACGTTCCAGGCGGCCTGCAAGGTGGGCCTGAGCCTCTTCCTGCCGGCGGGCGTGGTGAACGCCGGCGGCCTGGCCTACGCGAACGTGATGTGGCTCGCGCAGACGGCACAGACGGTGGGCTTCGGGCTCATCCTCATGTCCATGGGACACATGTCCTTCAAGGACATCGCGGGCAAGCTGGAGAAGGAAGGCGAAGCTCCGGCGTCCACGGCTTAG
- a CDS encoding GvpL/GvpF family gas vesicle protein, giving the protein MRAHGHPEVQRRRKGQQALYVYGFTRAGAVERFSAPGVSGAADVRTLKLGNLAAIYSPLSMEEFLGPEGAEHTQDLEWVAPRAVRHEHVLEEVMQSSPVLPVSFGAIFSSPRALSEVVDAHRQQISSFLDDIANKEEWAVKVYANAQRLRAHLEQAPEFRQRLQHLPETPGARYFHEKKLQRELDERGRNEGQRLAAHIREELTPEAISVKPLRLADRGLSGRQDDMVLNSAFLVRSGQVQRFTQHVRRLAARHQPQGLTVEVTGPWPPYSFCPSLEERP; this is encoded by the coding sequence ATGAGAGCCCACGGTCATCCCGAGGTGCAGAGGCGGCGCAAGGGCCAGCAAGCCCTGTACGTCTATGGCTTCACGCGGGCGGGCGCGGTGGAGCGATTCTCTGCTCCCGGAGTCAGCGGCGCCGCCGACGTGCGGACGCTGAAGCTGGGGAACCTTGCCGCCATCTACAGTCCTCTCTCGATGGAGGAGTTCCTGGGGCCGGAGGGCGCGGAACACACCCAGGACCTGGAGTGGGTGGCCCCTCGGGCCGTCAGGCACGAGCACGTGCTCGAGGAGGTGATGCAGTCCTCGCCGGTGCTTCCGGTGAGCTTCGGGGCCATCTTCTCCTCACCACGAGCGCTGTCCGAGGTGGTCGACGCCCACCGGCAGCAGATCTCCAGCTTCCTCGACGACATCGCCAACAAGGAGGAATGGGCCGTCAAGGTCTACGCCAACGCCCAGCGCCTGCGCGCGCATCTGGAGCAGGCGCCCGAGTTCCGCCAGCGCCTCCAGCACCTCCCCGAGACTCCCGGCGCGCGCTACTTCCACGAGAAGAAGCTGCAGCGCGAGCTCGACGAGCGCGGCCGCAACGAAGGACAGAGACTGGCGGCCCACATCCGCGAGGAACTCACCCCGGAAGCAATCTCGGTGAAACCCCTGCGCCTGGCGGATCGCGGGCTCTCGGGCCGGCAGGACGACATGGTGCTGAACTCCGCGTTCCTGGTGCGCTCCGGACAGGTGCAGCGGTTCACCCAGCACGTGCGGCGGCTCGCGGCCCGCCACCAGCCTCAGGGGTTGACGGTGGAGGTGACCGGCCCCTGGCCCCCCTACAGCTTCTGCCCCAGTCTGGAGGAGCGGCCGTGA
- a CDS encoding gas vesicle protein K produces the protein MAVEGAPQAVEELARALEPTKPPKLELDEENVQAGLVRLVLAVVELIRQLLERQALRRIDGGSLSEEQIERLGVTFLRLQEQMDALKKQFHLTDEDLNLDLGPLGTTL, from the coding sequence ATGGCGGTCGAGGGCGCACCACAGGCGGTGGAGGAGCTTGCCCGGGCGTTGGAGCCGACGAAGCCGCCCAAGCTGGAGCTGGACGAGGAGAACGTCCAGGCCGGGCTGGTGCGGCTGGTGCTCGCCGTCGTCGAGCTCATCCGCCAGTTGCTGGAGAGGCAGGCGCTGCGCCGGATCGACGGCGGCTCACTGAGCGAGGAGCAGATTGAAAGGCTGGGCGTCACCTTCCTGCGCCTGCAGGAGCAGATGGATGCCTTGAAGAAGCAATTCCACCTGACGGACGAGGACCTGAATCTGGACCTCGGGCCGCTCGGCACGACGCTGTGA
- a CDS encoding gas vesicle protein, with translation MNGPAQTPEAQQERASVLELLDRVLNKGVVISGDLVISVADVDLIYLGLRLLLTSVETALEVGTLSEPPQHLQ, from the coding sequence ATGAACGGACCGGCGCAGACACCCGAGGCACAGCAGGAGCGCGCCTCGGTGTTGGAGCTGCTGGACCGGGTGCTCAACAAGGGCGTGGTCATCAGCGGTGACCTGGTGATTTCGGTGGCCGACGTGGACCTCATCTACCTGGGCCTGCGGCTGCTGTTGACCTCGGTGGAGACGGCGCTGGAGGTGGGCACCCTTTCCGAACCTCCGCAGCACCTGCAGTGA
- a CDS encoding ribbon-helix-helix domain-containing protein, translating into MQDGNPSTLSPELAPSPAAAEVSVDARGPDADIVSTHVLVPEEQVQKLRELARRTRIHQSEYLREAVDDLLGKYGRGAAKEEGQS; encoded by the coding sequence ATGCAAGATGGAAACCCCAGCACCCTGAGTCCCGAGCTTGCCCCTTCCCCGGCGGCCGCCGAGGTGTCCGTCGACGCACGTGGGCCCGACGCCGACATCGTCTCCACGCACGTGCTGGTGCCGGAGGAGCAGGTCCAGAAGCTGCGCGAGCTGGCGCGGCGCACCCGCATCCACCAGAGCGAGTACCTGCGCGAGGCCGTGGATGACCTGCTCGGCAAGTACGGGCGCGGCGCGGCCAAGGAAGAAGGCCAGTCGTGA
- a CDS encoding DNA gyrase inhibitor YacG, whose product MSVANCPICKKPSPPRPENTSFPFCSRRCRAVDLGRWLGEEYRMPDRQAEESEDELPSGSHPERQREDA is encoded by the coding sequence ATGAGTGTCGCCAACTGTCCCATCTGCAAGAAGCCGTCGCCTCCGCGTCCGGAGAACACGTCCTTTCCTTTCTGCTCCCGGCGCTGCCGCGCGGTGGACCTGGGCCGGTGGTTGGGGGAGGAGTACCGGATGCCCGACCGCCAGGCCGAGGAGTCGGAGGATGAGCTGCCCTCCGGCAGCCACCCCGAGCGTCAGCGCGAGGACGCGTGA
- a CDS encoding tyrosine-protein phosphatase gives MSGFVDLHCHLLPAVDDGARTLEDALEMARALVDLGFSTVAPSPHARPEYAPVEVVEARLAELQAALARERIALKLGRNAENVLDDAFLRGLGTPSARMLGAGRVALVELPYTAPVPALPDILFRIRTKGVVPLIAHPERCMEFERKGRAAEAVRAGAHLQLDVGALIGRYGPTARKLARAFLEEGLYAVAATDLHGPVGARDWVGRSLDELKGRVGVQAYVRLLRDNPFRLLSGESLESDQD, from the coding sequence GTGAGCGGCTTCGTCGACCTGCACTGTCATCTGCTGCCCGCGGTGGATGACGGCGCGCGCACGTTGGAGGACGCGCTGGAGATGGCTCGGGCCCTGGTCGACCTGGGCTTCTCCACCGTGGCACCCAGCCCCCATGCCCGCCCGGAGTACGCCCCCGTGGAGGTGGTGGAGGCCCGGCTGGCGGAGCTCCAGGCCGCGCTGGCTCGCGAGCGCATTGCGTTGAAGCTGGGACGCAACGCGGAGAACGTGCTGGATGATGCGTTCCTGCGAGGCCTGGGGACTCCCTCGGCGCGCATGCTGGGCGCAGGCCGGGTGGCCCTGGTGGAGCTGCCCTATACGGCGCCCGTCCCCGCGCTGCCGGACATCCTGTTCCGCATCCGCACCAAGGGCGTGGTGCCGCTCATCGCGCATCCGGAGCGTTGCATGGAGTTCGAGCGCAAGGGCCGCGCCGCCGAGGCCGTGCGCGCGGGGGCCCACCTCCAACTGGACGTGGGGGCGCTCATCGGCCGCTATGGACCCACGGCGAGGAAGCTCGCCCGGGCGTTCCTGGAGGAGGGGCTCTACGCCGTCGCCGCCACGGACCTGCACGGCCCGGTGGGGGCTCGGGACTGGGTCGGCCGCTCCCTGGACGAGCTCAAGGGGAGGGTGGGGGTGCAGGCGTACGTCCGCCTTCTTCGCGACAATCCTTTCCGCCTGCTGAGCGGCGAGTCGCTGGAGTCCGACCAGGACTGA